In the Candidatus Poribacteria bacterium genome, one interval contains:
- a CDS encoding menaquinone biosynthesis decarboxylase: MAYNSLTDFVKALDRAGELKRIKTTVSPELEIAEITDRVSKSAGPALLFEKVEGSRMPLLINTYGSYQRMAMALGVDDLGQIASEIEGMIKLPPPDSLLDKMKILRLLSQLTNFPPKTVKKGACQEVVLTGEDASLDVLPLIKCWPLDADRYITLPQVFTHSLKTGQRNVGTYRLQKITPYALAMHWQIHHDGASHHREYRQAEQQMPVAIALGGDPVMSYIGTAPLPSGIDELLFAGFLRKSNVEMVPAKTIDMLVPADADIVIEGYIEPNETCIEGPFGDHTGFYSLADEYPLLHITAITHRKNPIYQTIIVGKPPMEDCYMGKATERIFMPLIKTQLPELVDMNLPLFGVFHNFALISIDKRYPYQAKKIMHSLWGLGQLMFSKIIIVVDKDVDVQNLEEVLFYVGSNVDPKRDVTIVEGPVDVLDHAAPLMGAGSKMGIDATTKWAEEGYQREWPQEIQMSDEVIALVDEKWKKYGF; encoded by the coding sequence ATGGCATACAATAGCCTCACAGATTTCGTCAAAGCCTTGGATCGAGCAGGTGAACTCAAACGCATTAAAACAACTGTATCACCGGAGCTGGAAATCGCTGAAATCACCGATCGGGTGAGTAAATCAGCCGGTCCTGCGCTTCTCTTTGAAAAGGTCGAAGGCAGCCGGATGCCGCTCCTGATCAATACCTACGGTTCTTATCAGCGAATGGCGATGGCTCTCGGCGTTGACGATCTCGGGCAAATCGCGTCGGAAATCGAGGGTATGATTAAATTGCCCCCCCCCGATTCCCTCCTCGATAAGATGAAAATCCTCCGACTCCTGTCGCAATTGACGAACTTTCCGCCTAAGACGGTAAAAAAAGGTGCCTGTCAAGAGGTCGTCCTTACGGGTGAGGATGCATCCTTAGATGTCCTGCCACTCATTAAATGCTGGCCCCTTGATGCCGATAGATACATTACCTTACCCCAAGTCTTCACGCATAGCCTTAAAACCGGTCAACGTAACGTCGGTACATATCGCTTACAAAAAATAACACCTTACGCCTTAGCGATGCATTGGCAAATTCACCACGATGGTGCTTCGCATCATCGAGAATATCGACAAGCAGAACAACAGATGCCCGTCGCTATCGCACTCGGTGGAGATCCAGTGATGTCTTATATCGGCACGGCACCCCTTCCGTCTGGAATCGATGAACTCCTCTTCGCGGGGTTTCTGCGAAAATCGAATGTAGAGATGGTGCCTGCCAAGACAATCGATATGCTCGTGCCTGCGGACGCGGACATCGTGATTGAAGGATACATTGAACCAAATGAGACCTGTATAGAAGGTCCCTTCGGCGACCATACCGGATTTTATTCCTTGGCAGATGAATATCCGCTACTTCACATCACAGCGATTACGCATCGAAAAAACCCTATCTATCAGACGATCATCGTCGGTAAACCACCGATGGAGGATTGCTACATGGGGAAGGCGACTGAGCGGATCTTTATGCCGTTGATTAAAACGCAACTCCCGGAACTCGTCGATATGAATCTACCCCTGTTCGGCGTATTCCACAACTTTGCGCTGATTTCCATTGACAAACGCTATCCTTACCAGGCGAAGAAGATTATGCACAGCTTGTGGGGACTCGGGCAGTTAATGTTCAGCAAAATTATCATCGTTGTGGATAAAGACGTCGACGTCCAGAATCTCGAAGAGGTGCTTTTCTATGTCGGCAGCAATGTCGATCCGAAAAGAGATGTGACGATTGTCGAAGGTCCTGTTGATGTGCTGGACCATGCGGCACCCCTTATGGGTGCAGGATCAAAGATGGGCATCGATGCAACAACGAAATGGGCAGAGGAAGGGTATCAACGTGAGTGGCCCCAAGAGATACAAATGTCTGACGAGGTGATAGCGTTAGTCGATGAAAAATGGAAAAAGTACGGGTTTTAA